In Jejubacter calystegiae, the following are encoded in one genomic region:
- a CDS encoding inorganic triphosphatase has product MSQEIELKFIVHQDALAPLRTALDTLEGEHASARNLLNIYYETPDLQLRRHDMGLRVRGDNGRYEMTMKTAGQTIGGLHQRPEYNVALESPELELARFPTEMWPQGLNVDALSEMLEPLFRTDFQREKWVVTYGESRIEVALDQGDIVAGEHQEPLCELELELLEGRVEDVLSLAREKLLREGLRQGSLSKAARGYHLARGNALREVRELPGMAWLPKASLEQGLEAALTLALCHWQYHEELWARGHDGAARQVLHSVALVRHTLALFGGAIPRKASTHLRDKLSQLEEALAARPLDTSLPWSLKSSSAQLALTEWLATRGWRPWLDTKMRNKLDGSFKRFADTHFSRLAAELKTAFSRSGNEQAGEQLLRLERCLDMARILAGGYKEVRWQPWVGSWQALADAISHGRVGDIEHTRRQALAQAPFWNHSGQH; this is encoded by the coding sequence ATGTCCCAGGAAATCGAATTAAAATTTATCGTTCATCAGGATGCACTGGCGCCGCTGCGCACGGCGCTGGATACGCTGGAAGGTGAACACGCCAGCGCTCGTAATCTATTGAATATCTATTATGAAACCCCGGATTTACAGCTGCGTCGCCACGATATGGGACTGCGGGTGCGCGGCGACAATGGGCGTTATGAGATGACCATGAAGACGGCGGGGCAGACCATTGGCGGCCTGCATCAGCGCCCGGAGTATAATGTGGCGCTGGAAAGCCCCGAACTGGAACTGGCGCGCTTCCCGACGGAGATGTGGCCCCAGGGGCTGAATGTTGATGCGCTGTCAGAAATGCTGGAGCCGTTATTCCGCACCGATTTTCAGCGTGAAAAGTGGGTGGTCACTTACGGGGAAAGCCGCATTGAGGTTGCACTCGATCAGGGCGATATCGTCGCTGGCGAGCATCAGGAACCGCTGTGCGAGCTGGAACTGGAACTGCTGGAGGGGCGAGTGGAGGACGTACTGAGCCTGGCCCGTGAAAAGCTATTGCGTGAGGGTTTACGTCAGGGAAGCCTGAGCAAAGCGGCCCGGGGTTACCACCTGGCGCGCGGGAATGCCCTGCGCGAGGTGCGCGAACTGCCGGGGATGGCATGGCTACCGAAGGCCAGCCTTGAGCAGGGGCTGGAAGCAGCGCTGACGCTGGCGCTTTGCCACTGGCAGTATCACGAAGAGCTGTGGGCTCGGGGTCACGACGGCGCGGCGCGTCAGGTGTTACATAGCGTTGCGCTGGTGCGTCATACCCTGGCGCTGTTTGGCGGCGCGATCCCAAGAAAAGCAAGTACCCACTTACGTGACAAGTTAAGTCAGCTGGAAGAAGCGCTGGCGGCACGGCCGCTGGATACATCTCTGCCCTGGAGTCTGAAGAGCAGCAGCGCCCAGCTGGCGCTAACCGAGTGGCTGGCGACCCGCGGCTGGCGCCCCTGGCTGGATACCAAAATGCGCAATAAGCTGGACGGCTCCTTCAAGCGCTTTGCGGATACCCACTTCTCCCGGCTGGCGGCGGAGCTGAAAACGGCTTTTTCCCGTAGCGGAAACGAACAGGCTGGTGAGCAGTTACTTCGCCTGGAGCGCTGCCTGGATATGGCTCGAATATTGGCTGGCGGCTATAAAGAAGTTCGCTGGCAGCCGTGGGTGGGGAGCTGGCAGGCGCTGGCGGATGCCATCTCCCACGGTCGGGTGGGCGATATTGAACACACACGCAGACAGGCGCTGGCTCAGGCGCCGTTCTGGAACCATAGCGGGCAACACTAA
- a CDS encoding TIGR04211 family SH3 domain-containing protein yields the protein MQKLRLISLILLSLSAATAAHAEEKRFVSDELTTWIRSGPGDNYRLVGTVNAGDEVALLQTNGKYAQIREADGRTAWIPVDQLKSEPSLRTRVPDLENQVKTLTDKLNNIDTTWNQRTADMQQKVAKSDGIINGLKDENQQLKNQLVVAQKKVNAANIQLDDKQRTIIMQWFMYGGGVAGVGLLLGLLLPHMIPSRKRKDRWMN from the coding sequence ATGCAGAAATTACGCCTGATTAGCCTGATTTTGCTCTCTTTGAGCGCAGCCACAGCGGCCCATGCGGAGGAAAAACGCTTCGTCTCTGACGAGCTGACAACCTGGATCCGCAGCGGCCCCGGAGACAACTACCGTCTGGTGGGCACTGTTAATGCCGGCGATGAGGTTGCGCTGCTTCAGACCAACGGCAAATATGCTCAGATCCGCGAAGCTGACGGGCGTACCGCCTGGATCCCGGTGGACCAGCTCAAGAGCGAACCCAGTCTGCGTACCCGGGTTCCGGACCTGGAAAACCAGGTGAAGACGCTGACCGACAAGCTTAACAATATCGACACGACCTGGAACCAGCGTACCGCCGATATGCAGCAAAAAGTCGCGAAAAGCGACGGCATTATCAACGGCCTGAAAGATGAGAATCAGCAGTTGAAAAATCAGCTGGTTGTCGCCCAGAAGAAGGTCAATGCCGCAAATATTCAGCTGGATGATAAGCAGCGCACCATCATTATGCAGTGGTTTATGTACGGCGGCGGCGTCGCCGGCGTCGGTCTGCTGTTGGGTCTGCTGCTCCCGCATATGATCCCCAGCCGTAAACGCAAAGACCGCTGGATGAACTAA
- a CDS encoding multifunctional CCA addition/repair protein → MKIYLVGGAVRDGLLGLPVKDRDWVVTGATPQQMLDASYQQVGRDFPVFLHPDTHEEYALARTERKAGHGYTGFICHAAPDVTLEQDLKRRDLTINAIAMDQYGEIIDPWGGREDIERRVLRHVSPAFNEDPLRVLRVARFAARYAHLNFRIADETLALMRSMTDNGELAHLTPERVWKETEGALTSRNPQVYFQVLRDCGALAVLFPEVDALFGVPAPEKWHPEIDTGVHTLMTLSIAAQLSPEVDVRFAALTHDLGKGLTPKHLWPRHHGHGPAGVKLVEQLCLRLRVPNEIRDLAKLVARYHDLIHTLPILRPETLVKLFDDIDAWRKPQRVEQVALTSEADARGRTGFESSDYPQGRLLRDAWQVAQAVPTKAVVEAGFKGAEIRDELTRRRIQAVAQWKAQTCPQPAG, encoded by the coding sequence GTGAAGATTTATCTGGTCGGTGGCGCGGTACGTGATGGGTTGTTAGGTCTGCCGGTCAAAGACAGAGACTGGGTGGTGACCGGCGCTACGCCGCAGCAGATGCTGGACGCCAGCTACCAGCAGGTCGGTCGCGATTTTCCCGTCTTTCTTCATCCGGATACCCACGAGGAGTATGCCCTGGCGCGTACCGAGCGCAAAGCCGGGCATGGCTATACCGGTTTTATCTGCCACGCCGCGCCAGATGTCACCCTGGAGCAGGATCTTAAGCGCCGCGATCTGACCATTAACGCTATCGCCATGGATCAGTACGGAGAGATTATCGATCCCTGGGGGGGGCGTGAGGATATCGAACGCCGCGTGCTGCGCCATGTCTCCCCCGCTTTTAATGAAGATCCGCTACGGGTGCTGCGGGTCGCGCGCTTCGCTGCCCGATATGCCCATCTGAATTTCCGCATTGCCGACGAAACCCTGGCGCTGATGCGCTCAATGACCGATAACGGCGAACTGGCGCATCTGACGCCGGAACGAGTGTGGAAAGAGACCGAAGGCGCCCTGACCAGCCGTAATCCTCAGGTCTATTTCCAGGTGCTGCGTGACTGCGGCGCGCTGGCGGTGCTGTTTCCAGAAGTGGATGCCCTGTTTGGCGTACCGGCGCCGGAAAAGTGGCACCCGGAGATCGATACCGGCGTTCATACCCTCATGACTCTGTCCATCGCCGCCCAGCTCAGTCCAGAAGTGGATGTACGCTTCGCCGCCCTGACCCACGATTTAGGTAAAGGGTTAACCCCAAAGCACCTATGGCCGCGCCACCACGGACACGGTCCGGCGGGCGTTAAGCTGGTCGAACAACTGTGCCTGCGTCTGCGGGTACCGAATGAGATTCGCGACCTGGCAAAGCTGGTGGCCCGCTATCACGATCTGATCCACACGCTGCCGATACTGCGACCCGAAACTCTGGTGAAGCTGTTTGACGATATCGATGCCTGGCGTAAACCCCAGCGCGTGGAGCAGGTCGCTCTGACCAGCGAAGCAGACGCTCGCGGGCGTACCGGATTTGAGTCGAGCGACTATCCGCAAGGACGGCTGCTGCGTGACGCCTGGCAGGTCGCTCAGGCGGTACCGACCAAAGCGGTAGTCGAGGCGGGCTTTAAAGGGGCGGAGATTCGCGATGAACTAACGCGCCGCCGCATTCAGGCGGTCGCGCAGTGGAAGGCGCAGACCTGCCCTCAGCCCGCAGGCTGA
- the bacA gene encoding undecaprenyl-diphosphate phosphatase, whose product MGDVHSLVIAAILGVVEGLTEFLPVSSTGHMIIVGHLLGFEGDKAETFEVVIQLGSILAVVVMFWRRLFGLIGIHFGKPPHEGEGSGRLTLIHILLGMIPAVVLGLVFHDTIKSLFNPVNVMYALVVGGLLLIAAECLKPKQPRAVGIDDMTYRQAFIIGCFQCLALWPGFSRSGATISGGMLMGVSRYAASEFSFILAVPMMMGATVLDLYKSWGFLSMGDLPMFAVGFVTAFIVALIAIKTFLQLIKRISFIPFAIYRFIVAAAVWAVFM is encoded by the coding sequence ATGGGCGATGTTCATTCGCTGGTGATTGCCGCCATTCTGGGGGTGGTGGAGGGGCTGACTGAGTTTCTGCCGGTCTCCAGCACCGGGCATATGATTATTGTGGGCCACCTGCTGGGTTTTGAGGGCGACAAGGCGGAAACCTTCGAGGTGGTTATTCAACTGGGATCGATCCTGGCCGTGGTGGTGATGTTCTGGCGCCGCCTGTTCGGACTTATCGGCATTCACTTCGGTAAGCCGCCCCACGAAGGCGAAGGCAGCGGGCGGCTGACGCTTATCCATATTCTGCTGGGGATGATCCCGGCCGTGGTGCTGGGGCTGGTCTTCCACGATACCATCAAGTCGTTGTTTAATCCGGTGAATGTGATGTATGCCCTGGTGGTGGGGGGGCTGTTGTTGATTGCCGCCGAATGCCTGAAGCCAAAGCAGCCGCGCGCCGTGGGTATCGACGATATGACGTATCGCCAGGCCTTTATCATCGGCTGCTTCCAGTGCCTGGCGCTATGGCCCGGCTTTTCGCGCTCCGGCGCCACTATCTCCGGCGGTATGCTGATGGGCGTGAGCCGCTACGCCGCCTCTGAGTTCTCCTTCATCCTGGCTGTGCCGATGATGATGGGGGCGACGGTGCTGGATCTCTACAAGAGCTGGGGATTCCTGAGCATGGGCGATCTGCCGATGTTTGCGGTGGGATTCGTTACCGCCTTTATCGTGGCGCTGATCGCCATTAAGACCTTCCTGCAGCTGATTAAGCGCATTTCGTTTATCCCGTTCGCCATCTACCGCTTTATCGTTGCGGCGGCGGTCTGGGCAGTCTTTATGTAA
- the folB gene encoding bifunctional dihydroneopterin aldolase/7,8-dihydroneopterin epimerase: MDIVFIEQLSVITTIGVYDWEQTIEQKLIFDIEMGWDNRKAAASDDVNDCLSYADVSDAIVAHVEGGRFALVERVAEEVAQLLLSRFNSPWVRIKVSKPGAVARAASVGVVIERGTNLKG; the protein is encoded by the coding sequence ATGGATATTGTATTTATAGAGCAACTTTCGGTAATTACCACCATTGGCGTTTACGACTGGGAACAGACCATTGAGCAGAAGCTGATTTTCGATATCGAAATGGGCTGGGATAACCGAAAGGCGGCGGCAAGTGATGATGTGAATGACTGCCTGAGCTATGCAGACGTCAGCGATGCGATAGTCGCCCACGTTGAAGGGGGGCGTTTTGCGCTGGTCGAACGGGTGGCGGAAGAGGTGGCTCAATTACTGCTGAGCCGCTTTAACTCGCCCTGGGTGCGCATTAAAGTCAGCAAGCCCGGCGCCGTGGCCAGAGCCGCCAGCGTCGGGGTGGTTATCGAGCGTGGCACAAATCTGAAAGGCTAA
- the plsY gene encoding glycerol-3-phosphate 1-O-acyltransferase PlsY yields MSAIALGMIILAYLCGSISSAILVCRLAGLPDPRQSGSHNPGATNVLRTGGKGAAAVVLVFDILKGMLPVWAAWGLGVPPFWLGIVAIAACLGHIWPVFFGFRGGKGVATALGAIAPIGWDLTGVMTGTWLLTVLLSGYSSLGAIVSALIAPFYVWWFKPQFTFPVAMLSCLILMRHHDNIQRLWRGQETKIWKKLKKGKKEKDEEQQPK; encoded by the coding sequence ATGAGTGCAATCGCGCTTGGGATGATCATCCTCGCGTATCTTTGCGGCTCAATTTCCAGCGCCATTCTGGTCTGCCGACTTGCCGGCCTGCCGGATCCCCGCCAGAGCGGCTCCCATAATCCGGGAGCCACTAATGTGCTACGCACCGGCGGCAAGGGCGCTGCCGCAGTGGTACTGGTTTTCGATATTCTGAAAGGTATGCTGCCGGTGTGGGCCGCCTGGGGACTGGGCGTTCCCCCTTTCTGGTTGGGCATTGTGGCGATTGCCGCCTGTCTGGGCCATATCTGGCCGGTCTTCTTCGGTTTTCGCGGCGGTAAAGGCGTTGCTACCGCCCTTGGCGCCATCGCCCCCATCGGCTGGGATCTGACCGGCGTCATGACCGGTACCTGGCTGCTGACGGTGCTGCTGAGCGGCTACTCTTCGCTGGGCGCTATCGTCAGCGCGCTGATCGCTCCCTTCTATGTCTGGTGGTTCAAACCGCAGTTCACCTTCCCGGTGGCGATGCTTTCCTGCCTGATCCTGATGCGTCATCACGACAATATTCAGCGCCTGTGGCGGGGGCAGGAGACAAAGATCTGGAAGAAGCTGAAGAAAGGGAAGAAAGAAAAGGACGAGGAACAGCAGCCGAAGTAA
- the tsaD gene encoding tRNA (adenosine(37)-N6)-threonylcarbamoyltransferase complex transferase subunit TsaD → MRVLGIETSCDETGIAIYDDSQGLLANQLYSQVKLHADYGGVVPELASRDHVRKTVPLIQAALSEAGLTAKDIDAVAYTAGPGLVGALLVGATVGRSLAFAWQVPAIAVHHMEGHLLAPMLEETPPEFPFVALLVSGGHTQLISVTGIGQYQLLGESIDDAAGEAFDKTAKLLGLDYPGGPMLSKLALQGTPGRFTFPRPMTDRPGLDFSFSGLKTFAANTIRDHAGDEQARADIARAFEDAVVDTLMIKCRRALDQTGFKRLVMAGGVSANRTLRAKLAEMMTKRNGEVFYARPEFCTDNGAMIAYAGMVRLKADCVADLSVSVRPRWPLAELPAA, encoded by the coding sequence ATGCGTGTACTGGGTATAGAGACATCCTGCGATGAGACCGGCATCGCCATTTACGACGACAGCCAGGGGCTGTTAGCCAACCAGCTGTATAGTCAGGTGAAATTGCACGCCGACTACGGCGGCGTGGTGCCGGAGCTGGCCTCCCGCGACCACGTGCGCAAGACGGTGCCCCTTATTCAGGCGGCGCTGAGCGAGGCGGGGTTAACGGCAAAAGATATCGACGCCGTGGCCTATACCGCCGGGCCCGGACTGGTTGGGGCGCTGCTGGTTGGCGCTACCGTTGGCCGTTCGCTGGCCTTCGCATGGCAGGTTCCGGCTATTGCGGTTCACCATATGGAAGGGCATCTGCTGGCGCCGATGCTGGAAGAGACGCCGCCGGAGTTCCCCTTTGTGGCGCTGCTGGTTTCCGGCGGTCATACCCAGCTGATTAGCGTGACCGGCATCGGTCAGTATCAGCTGCTGGGCGAATCTATTGACGATGCGGCAGGTGAAGCCTTCGATAAGACCGCCAAGTTGCTGGGGCTCGACTACCCCGGCGGGCCGATGCTCTCTAAGCTGGCGCTTCAGGGCACCCCGGGACGTTTTACCTTCCCGCGGCCAATGACCGATCGCCCGGGGCTGGATTTTAGCTTCTCGGGTTTAAAGACCTTTGCGGCCAATACCATTCGTGACCACGCCGGTGACGAGCAGGCTCGCGCCGATATCGCTCGCGCCTTCGAGGATGCGGTGGTGGATACCCTGATGATTAAATGCCGTCGGGCGCTGGATCAGACCGGTTTTAAGCGCCTGGTGATGGCGGGCGGCGTGAGCGCCAACCGTACCCTGCGGGCAAAGCTGGCGGAGATGATGACCAAACGCAATGGCGAAGTCTTCTACGCGCGCCCTGAATTCTGTACCGATAACGGGGCGATGATCGCCTATGCTGGCATGGTGCGTCTAAAGGCGGATTGCGTGGCGGATCTGAGCGTGAGCGTACGGCCGCGCTGGCCGCTGGCGGAATTACCCGCCGCCTGA
- the rpsU gene encoding 30S ribosomal protein S21 — protein MPVIKVRENEPFDVALRRFKRSCEKAGILAEVRRREFYEKPTTERKRAKASAVKRHAKKLARENARRTRLY, from the coding sequence ATGCCGGTAATTAAAGTACGTGAAAACGAGCCGTTCGACGTAGCACTGCGTCGCTTCAAACGTTCCTGCGAAAAAGCGGGCATCCTGGCGGAAGTTCGTCGTCGTGAGTTCTACGAGAAACCGACCACCGAACGTAAGCGCGCTAAAGCTTCTGCAGTGAAACGTCACGCGAAGAAACTGGCTCGCGAAAACGCACGCCGCACTCGTCTGTACTAA
- the dnaG gene encoding DNA primase, whose translation MAGRIPRVFINDLLARTDIVDLIDARVKLKKQGKNYHACCPFHNEKTPSFTVNGDKQFYHCFGCGAHGNAIDFLMNYDKLEFVESVEELASMHNLEIPYEAGNGPSQIERHQRQSLYQLLDGLNGFYQQALTQPGADKARVYLQRRGLSQQVIDRFAIGYAPEGWDNVLKRFGKDSENRKSLTDAGMLVTNDRGRSYDRFRERVMFPIRDKRGRVIGFGGRVLGDGQPKYLNSPETEIFHKGRQLYGLYEARQDTSDPARLLVVEGYMDVVALAQYDINYAVASLGTSTTADHIQLLFRVTNTVICCYDGDRAGRDAAWRALETALPYMTDGRQLRFMFLPDGEDPDTLVRKEGKTAFEARMDEAMPLSAFLFNTLMPQVDLSTPDGRARLSTLALPLIGQVPGETLRIYLRQELGNKLGILDDAQLEKLLPKQADQGSVRPAPQLKRTTMRILIGLLIQNPDLAPLVPSLEGLDRSKIPGLGLFSELVGQCLAQPGLTTGQLLEHYRDTKEAATLEKLATWDDIADKDIAEKTFTDALDHMFDSVLELRLTELIARARTQGLTPAEREEVRVITEARARK comes from the coding sequence ATGGCTGGACGAATCCCACGCGTCTTTATCAATGACTTGCTGGCTCGTACCGACATCGTCGACCTCATCGACGCGCGGGTAAAGCTGAAGAAGCAGGGCAAGAACTATCACGCGTGCTGTCCATTCCATAACGAGAAAACCCCGTCATTCACCGTAAACGGCGATAAACAGTTTTACCACTGCTTCGGCTGCGGGGCGCACGGTAACGCCATCGACTTCCTGATGAACTACGACAAACTGGAGTTCGTCGAATCTGTGGAAGAGCTGGCCTCCATGCACAACCTGGAGATCCCCTATGAAGCGGGGAACGGGCCGAGTCAGATTGAACGCCATCAGCGCCAGAGCCTGTACCAGTTGCTCGATGGCCTGAACGGCTTCTACCAGCAGGCGCTAACGCAGCCTGGCGCTGATAAAGCGCGAGTCTATCTGCAGCGCCGCGGCTTGAGTCAGCAGGTTATCGATCGCTTTGCTATCGGCTATGCGCCGGAAGGCTGGGATAACGTGCTGAAACGCTTTGGAAAAGACAGCGAAAATCGCAAGTCTTTGACCGACGCCGGTATGCTGGTAACGAACGATCGCGGTCGCAGCTATGACCGCTTCCGTGAACGGGTGATGTTCCCGATTCGCGACAAACGGGGCCGGGTTATCGGCTTTGGCGGCCGCGTATTAGGCGACGGTCAGCCAAAATATCTGAACTCCCCCGAAACCGAGATCTTCCATAAGGGCCGCCAGCTGTATGGCCTTTATGAAGCCAGGCAGGATACGTCGGATCCGGCGCGCCTGCTGGTGGTGGAAGGCTATATGGACGTGGTAGCCCTGGCGCAATACGACATTAACTATGCCGTTGCTTCTCTGGGCACCTCCACGACCGCCGACCACATTCAACTGCTGTTTCGCGTGACGAACACGGTTATCTGCTGCTATGACGGCGACCGCGCCGGGCGGGACGCGGCATGGCGCGCGCTGGAAACGGCGCTACCCTATATGACGGATGGTCGTCAGCTGCGTTTTATGTTCCTTCCGGATGGCGAAGACCCCGATACTCTGGTGCGTAAAGAGGGTAAAACCGCATTCGAAGCGCGGATGGATGAGGCAATGCCCCTCTCCGCCTTCCTGTTTAACACGCTGATGCCTCAGGTGGATCTGAGTACCCCCGACGGACGCGCGCGGCTAAGTACCCTTGCGCTGCCGCTGATCGGCCAGGTACCAGGTGAAACCCTGCGTATTTATCTGCGCCAGGAGCTGGGCAATAAGCTCGGTATCCTGGACGATGCCCAGTTGGAAAAGCTGTTACCAAAACAGGCGGATCAAGGAAGCGTGCGTCCGGCGCCCCAGCTAAAACGCACAACCATGCGTATACTGATAGGGTTACTGATACAAAATCCCGATCTGGCGCCGCTGGTGCCGTCGCTTGAAGGTCTGGACCGCAGCAAAATCCCCGGCCTTGGGCTGTTCAGCGAACTGGTGGGACAGTGTCTGGCTCAGCCAGGTCTGACGACAGGGCAGCTTCTGGAGCATTATCGCGACACAAAAGAGGCCGCTACCCTTGAAAAACTCGCAACCTGGGACGATATAGCAGATAAGGACATTGCGGAAAAAACGTTCACTGACGCGCTGGATCACATGTTTGATTCGGTGCTTGAACTACGACTGACAGAATTGATCGCCCGTGCACGCACCCAGGGGTTAACCCCGGCGGAGCGGGAAGAAGTCCGCGTGATTACTGAAGCACGCGCCAGGAAGTAA
- the rpoD gene encoding RNA polymerase sigma factor RpoD, which produces MEQNPQSQLKLLVTRGKEQGYLTYAEVNDHLPEDIIDSDQIEDIIQMINDMGIQVMEEAPDADDLMLAENSADEDAAEAAAQVLSSVESEIGRTTDPVRMYMREMGTVELLTREGEIDIAKRIEDGINQVQCSVAEYPEAITYLMEQYDRVEAGESRLSDLITGFVDPNAEEDLAPTATHVGSELSQEEMDDDDDDDDDDDSSDDDNSIDPEVAREKFAALRTQYEVARGVIKSKGRSHADAQAEIHKLSEVFKEFRLVPKQFDYLVNSMRVMMDRVRTQERIIMKLCVEQCKMPKKNFITLFTGNETSDTWFNAAIAMNKPWSEKLHNVADDVHRGLQKLQQIEEETGLTIEQVKDINRRMSIGEAKARRAKKEMVEANLRLVISIAKKYTNRGLQFLDLIQEGNIGLMKAVDKFEYRRGYKFSTYATWWIRQAITRSIADQARTIRIPVHMIETINKLNRISRQMLQEMGREPTPEELAERMLMPEDKIRKVLKIAKEPISMETPIGDDEDSHLGDFIEDTTLELPLDSATTESLRAATHDVLAGLTAREAKVLRMRFGIDMNTDHTLEEVGKQFDVTRERIRQIEAKALRKLRHPSRSEVLRSFLDD; this is translated from the coding sequence ATGGAGCAAAACCCGCAGTCACAGCTGAAACTTCTTGTCACCCGTGGTAAGGAGCAAGGCTATCTGACCTATGCCGAGGTCAATGACCATCTGCCGGAAGATATCATCGACTCCGATCAGATCGAAGACATCATCCAAATGATCAACGACATGGGAATCCAGGTGATGGAAGAAGCACCGGATGCCGATGATCTGATGCTGGCTGAGAACTCCGCGGATGAAGATGCCGCCGAAGCTGCTGCTCAGGTGCTCTCCAGCGTAGAATCGGAAATCGGGCGTACCACCGACCCGGTGCGCATGTATATGCGCGAAATGGGTACCGTTGAGCTGCTCACCCGTGAAGGTGAAATCGATATCGCCAAGCGTATCGAAGACGGTATCAATCAGGTGCAGTGTTCCGTTGCCGAATACCCGGAAGCCATCACCTACCTGATGGAGCAGTACGATCGCGTAGAGGCGGGCGAAAGCCGCCTTTCCGACCTGATCACCGGTTTTGTCGATCCTAATGCTGAAGAAGATCTCGCCCCTACCGCCACTCACGTTGGATCCGAACTCTCGCAGGAAGAGATGGACGACGATGATGACGACGATGACGATGACGACAGCAGCGACGACGACAACAGCATCGACCCGGAAGTGGCCCGCGAGAAATTCGCCGCGCTGCGTACCCAGTATGAAGTGGCCCGTGGCGTCATCAAGAGTAAGGGTCGCAGCCACGCCGACGCGCAGGCAGAGATTCATAAACTCTCTGAAGTTTTCAAAGAGTTCCGCCTGGTACCGAAACAGTTCGACTATCTGGTCAACAGCATGCGCGTCATGATGGACCGCGTCCGTACTCAGGAACGCATCATCATGAAGCTGTGCGTTGAACAGTGCAAAATGCCGAAGAAAAACTTCATCACGCTGTTTACCGGCAACGAAACCAGCGATACCTGGTTCAATGCCGCCATCGCGATGAATAAGCCGTGGTCCGAAAAGCTGCACAACGTGGCGGACGACGTGCATCGCGGCCTGCAGAAACTGCAGCAGATTGAAGAAGAGACCGGCCTGACTATCGAGCAGGTGAAGGACATCAACCGCCGTATGTCCATTGGCGAAGCCAAAGCGCGCCGCGCCAAGAAAGAGATGGTGGAAGCGAACCTGCGTCTGGTTATCTCCATCGCCAAGAAGTACACCAACCGCGGTTTGCAGTTCCTGGATCTGATTCAGGAAGGCAACATCGGCCTGATGAAGGCGGTGGACAAGTTCGAATACCGCCGTGGCTACAAGTTTTCAACTTACGCCACCTGGTGGATTCGCCAGGCCATCACCCGCTCTATCGCGGACCAGGCGCGTACCATCCGTATTCCGGTGCATATGATTGAGACCATCAACAAACTCAACCGTATTTCGCGCCAGATGCTGCAGGAGATGGGCCGTGAGCCAACGCCGGAAGAGCTGGCCGAGCGGATGCTGATGCCGGAAGATAAGATCCGTAAGGTACTGAAGATCGCCAAAGAGCCGATCTCCATGGAAACGCCGATCGGTGACGATGAAGATTCGCATCTGGGCGACTTTATCGAGGATACCACCCTCGAACTGCCGCTGGATTCCGCCACCACCGAAAGCCTGCGCGCCGCCACTCACGACGTGCTGGCCGGCCTGACCGCCCGTGAAGCTAAAGTGCTGCGTATGCGTTTCGGTATCGATATGAATACCGACCACACCCTGGAAGAGGTCGGTAAACAGTTCGACGTCACCCGTGAACGTATTCGTCAGATCGAAGCCAAGGCCCTGCGTAAGCTGCGTCACCCGAGCCGTTCGGAAGTGCTGCGTAGCTTCCTGGACGACTAA
- the mug gene encoding G/U mismatch-specific DNA glycosylase, with translation MIEDILAPGLRVVFCGINPGKSSAHTGFHFAHPGNRFWQVIYLAGFTERQLKPAEEQHLLDTGCGITMLVARPTVQASEVKRDELRAGGQAVVEKISRYQPGALAVLGKQAYAQAFGVRNVQWGRQPQGVGETEVWVLPNPSGLNRASLDELAAAYRELDEALRGRGL, from the coding sequence ATGATCGAGGATATTCTGGCGCCGGGGCTGCGGGTGGTGTTTTGCGGCATTAATCCGGGTAAATCATCGGCCCACACCGGGTTTCATTTTGCCCATCCCGGCAACCGTTTCTGGCAGGTGATTTATCTGGCGGGTTTTACCGAACGCCAGTTGAAGCCGGCGGAAGAGCAGCATCTGCTGGATACCGGCTGTGGGATCACTATGCTGGTGGCGCGGCCTACGGTGCAGGCCAGCGAAGTGAAACGCGACGAGCTACGTGCCGGGGGGCAGGCGGTGGTGGAGAAGATATCCCGCTATCAGCCCGGTGCGCTGGCGGTGCTGGGTAAGCAGGCATATGCCCAGGCGTTTGGCGTGCGCAATGTGCAGTGGGGCAGACAGCCTCAGGGCGTGGGGGAAACCGAAGTCTGGGTTCTGCCTAATCCCAGCGGGCTGAACCGCGCGTCGCTGGATGAGCTGGCGGCGGCGTATCGTGAGTTAGATGAGGCGCTCAGGGGCAGGGGGCTTTAA